One window from the genome of Phocoena phocoena chromosome 15, mPhoPho1.1, whole genome shotgun sequence encodes:
- the ERN2 gene encoding serine/threonine-protein kinase/endoribonuclease IRE2 isoform X2, protein MASAARGSGPWSPFLLQLAALLGTLGPQVQTFTPENLLFVSTLDGSLHALIKKTGDLKWTLKDDPIIQGPMYVTETAFLSDPADGSLYILGTQKQQGLMRLPFTIPELVHASPCRSSDGVFYTGRKQDAWFVVDPESGKTQMTLTTEQPSTPRLYIGRTQYTVTMHDPRAPALRWNTTYRRYAAAPVDGSPGKYTSYLASCGMGLLLTVDPGSGAVLWTQDLGVPVVGIYTWHQDSLRQLPHLTLARDTLHFLALRWGHIQLPASGPQDTATHFSALDTQLLMTLYVGKDEAGFYVSKALVHTGVALVPRGLTLAPTDGPTTDEVTLQVSGEREGSPSTAVRYPSGSTALPSQWLLIGHHEPPPVLHTTMLRFHPTPGSGTSGTRPSGGTQAPALFLEQQQQLAEKQWQQASLAPAGPSHISRDAQSQPSGATPRSRKRFQNPPEQDQPLEDPEAEQLTVVGKISFNPKDVLGRGAGGTFVFRGRFEGRAVAVKRLLRECFGLVRREVQMLQESDRHPNVLRYFCTERGPQFHYIALELCRASLREYVEHLETDRWGLEPGMALQQLMAGLAHLHSLHIVHRDLKPGNVLITGPDSQGRGRVVLSDFGLCKKLPAGHCSFSLRSGVPGTEGWMAPELLQLLPPDSPTSAVDIFSAGCVFYYVLSSGSHPFGESLYRQANILAGSPCLAHLEEEAHDKVVAWNLVEAMLSPLPQARPSAHQVLAHPFFWSRAKQLQFFQDASDWLEKEPEQGPLVTALEAGGAEVVRSDWHKHISVPLHTDLKRFRSYKGTSVRDLLRAVRNKKHHYRELPAEVRQALGPVPDSFVQYFTNRFPRLLLHTYHALRSCASESLFLPYYPPASGAQELSLGAAGS, encoded by the exons ATGGCGAGCGCGGCCCGGGGATCCGGCCCTTGGTCCCCGTTCCTGCTGCAGCTCGCGGCGCTGCTCGGGACGCTCGGGCCACAG GTTCAGACCTTCACGCCAGAGAACCTCCTGTTCGTGTCCACCCTGGATGGAAGTCTCCACGCACTGATCAAGAAGACAGGGGACTTGAAGTGGACGCTGAAAGACG ATCCCATCATCCAGGGGCCAATGTACGTCACAGA GACAGCCTTTCTCTCAGACCCAGCTGATGGCAGTCTGTACATCTTGGGGACGCAGAAACAACAGGGATTAATG AGACTGCCGTTCACCATCCCCGAGCTGGTTCATGCCTCCCCCTGTCGCAGCTCTGACGGCGTCTTCTACACAG GCCGGAAGCAGGATGCCTGGTTTGTGGTGGACCCTGAATCAGGGAAGACGCAGATGACCCTGACCACAGAGCAACCCTCTACCCCCCGCCTCTACATCGGCCGGACGC AGTACACGGTCACCATGCAtgaccccagggccccagccctGCGCTGGAACACCACCTACCGCCGCTACGCAGCAGCCCCCGTGGATGGCTCACCTGGGAAAT ACACGAGCTACCTGGCATCCTGTGGGATGGGCCTGCTGCTAACGGTGGACCCAGGAAGCGGGGCGGTGCTGTGGACCCAGGACTTAGGCGTACCTGTGGTGGGCATCTACACATGGCACCAGGACAGCCTGCGCCAGCTGCCCCATCTCACACTGGCTCGGGACACCCTGCACTTCCTTGCCCTCCGCTGGGGCCACATCCAACTGCCCGCCTCAGGCCCCCAGGACACCGCCACTCACTTCTCTGCCTTAGACACCCAGCTGCT GATGACGCTGTATGTGGGGAAGGATGAAGCTGGCTTCTATGTGTCTAAAGCACTGGTTCACACAGGGGTGGCCCTAGTG CCTCGTGGACTGACCCTGGCCCCCACGGATGGCCCTACCACAGACGAGGTGACACTCCAAGTCTCAGGAGAGCGAGAGGGCTCACCTAGCACTGCTGTCAGATACCCCTCAGGCAGTACGGCCCTCCCTAgccagtggcttctcattg GACACCATGAGCCACCTCCAGTCCTGCACACCACCATGCTGAGATTCCATCCCACGCCAGGGAGTGGGACTTCTGGGACCAGACCCTCAGGGGGCACCCAGGCCCCAGCTCTCTTCTTGGAG cagcaacagcagctggCAGAGAAGCAGTGGCAGCAGGCCTCCCTGGCACCTGCAGGCCCTTCTCACATCTCACGGGATGCTCAGTCTCAGCCCTCCGGGGCCACCCCACGGAGCCGCAAGAGGTTTCAAAACCCCCCAGAGCAAGACCAGCCACTTGAAGACCCCGAAG ccgaGCAGCTCACCGTGGTGGGGAAGATTTCCTTCAATCCCAAGGACGTGCTGGGCCGCGGGGCAGGCGGGACTTTCGTTTTCCG GGGACGGTTCGAGGGGCGGGCCGTGGCGGTCAAGCGGCTCCTCCGTGAGTGCTTCGGCCTGGTCCGGCGGGAGGTGCAGATGCTGCAGGAGTCTGACAGGCACCCCAACGTGCTCCGCTACTTCTGCACCGAGCGGGGACCGCAGTTCCACTACATCGCCCTGGAGCTCTGCCGGGCCTCGCTGCGGGAG TATGTGGAACACCTGGAGACGGACCGCTGGGGCCTGGAGCCCGGGATGGCGCTGCAGCAGCTGATGGCGGGCCTGGCCCACCTGCATTCCTTACACATAG TGCACCGGGACCTGAAGCCCGGCAACGTCCTCATTACGGGGCCCGACAGCCAGGGCCGAGGCAGAGTGGTCCTCTCAGACTTTGGCCTCTGCAAGAAGCTGCCCGCTGGCCACTGCAGCTTCAGCCTCCGTTCAGGCGTCCCCGGTACAGAAGGCTGGATGGCACCCGAGCTCCTGCAGCTCCTGCCCCCAGACAGCCCC ACCAGCGCAGTGGACATCTTCTCTGCAGGCTGCGTGTTCTACTATGTGCTTTCCAGTGGCAGCCACCCCTTCGGAGAGAGTCTTTATCGCCAGGCAAACATCCTTGCAGGCTCTCCCTGCCTGGCTCACCTGGAGGAAGAGGCCCACG ACAAGGTTGTTGCCTGGAACCTGGTGGAGGCCATGCTGAGCCCCCTGCCACAGGCTCGTCCCTCTGCTCACCAGGTGCTGGCCCACCCCTTCTTTTGGAGCAGAGCCAAGCAGCTCCAGTTCTTCCAG GACGCCAGCGACTGGCTGGAGAAGGAGCCTGAGCAGGGGCCGCTGGTGACGGCGCTGGAGGCGGGTGGCGCCGAGGTGGTCCGGAGTGACTGGCACAAGCACATCTCGGTGCCGCTGCACACAG ATCTGAAGAGGTTCCGGTCATATAAGGGGACGTCGGTGCGAGACCTGCTCCGTGCTGTGAGAAACAAG AAGCATCACTACAGGGAGCTCCCGGCCGAGGTACGGCAGGCGCTGGGCCCCGTCCCTGACAGCTTCGTCCAGTACTTCACAAACCGCTTCCCACGGCTGCTGCTCCACACGTACCACGCCCTGAGGAGCTGCGCCTCTGAGAGCCTCTTCCTGCCCTACTATCCGCCGGCCTCAGGGGCCCAGGAGCTGAGCCTGGGAGCTGCTGGGAGCTGA
- the ERN2 gene encoding serine/threonine-protein kinase/endoribonuclease IRE2 isoform X1 has product MASAARGSGPWSPFLLQLAALLGTLGPQVQTFTPENLLFVSTLDGSLHALIKKTGDLKWTLKDDPIIQGPMYVTETAFLSDPADGSLYILGTQKQQGLMRLPFTIPELVHASPCRSSDGVFYTGRKQDAWFVVDPESGKTQMTLTTEQPSTPRLYIGRTQYTVTMHDPRAPALRWNTTYRRYAAAPVDGSPGKYTSYLASCGMGLLLTVDPGSGAVLWTQDLGVPVVGIYTWHQDSLRQLPHLTLARDTLHFLALRWGHIQLPASGPQDTATHFSALDTQLLMTLYVGKDEAGFYVSKALVHTGVALVPRGLTLAPTDGPTTDEVTLQVSGEREGSPSTAVRYPSGSTALPSQWLLIGHHEPPPVLHTTMLRFHPTPGSGTSGTRPSGGTQAPALFLELLSLSREEPSNLELHPKEKTPDLHPGLGPQDLLAASLTALLLGGWILFLMRQQQQQLAEKQWQQASLAPAGPSHISRDAQSQPSGATPRSRKRFQNPPEQDQPLEDPEAEQLTVVGKISFNPKDVLGRGAGGTFVFRGRFEGRAVAVKRLLRECFGLVRREVQMLQESDRHPNVLRYFCTERGPQFHYIALELCRASLREYVEHLETDRWGLEPGMALQQLMAGLAHLHSLHIVHRDLKPGNVLITGPDSQGRGRVVLSDFGLCKKLPAGHCSFSLRSGVPGTEGWMAPELLQLLPPDSPTSAVDIFSAGCVFYYVLSSGSHPFGESLYRQANILAGSPCLAHLEEEAHDKVVAWNLVEAMLSPLPQARPSAHQVLAHPFFWSRAKQLQFFQDASDWLEKEPEQGPLVTALEAGGAEVVRSDWHKHISVPLHTDLKRFRSYKGTSVRDLLRAVRNKKHHYRELPAEVRQALGPVPDSFVQYFTNRFPRLLLHTYHALRSCASESLFLPYYPPASGAQELSLGAAGS; this is encoded by the exons ATGGCGAGCGCGGCCCGGGGATCCGGCCCTTGGTCCCCGTTCCTGCTGCAGCTCGCGGCGCTGCTCGGGACGCTCGGGCCACAG GTTCAGACCTTCACGCCAGAGAACCTCCTGTTCGTGTCCACCCTGGATGGAAGTCTCCACGCACTGATCAAGAAGACAGGGGACTTGAAGTGGACGCTGAAAGACG ATCCCATCATCCAGGGGCCAATGTACGTCACAGA GACAGCCTTTCTCTCAGACCCAGCTGATGGCAGTCTGTACATCTTGGGGACGCAGAAACAACAGGGATTAATG AGACTGCCGTTCACCATCCCCGAGCTGGTTCATGCCTCCCCCTGTCGCAGCTCTGACGGCGTCTTCTACACAG GCCGGAAGCAGGATGCCTGGTTTGTGGTGGACCCTGAATCAGGGAAGACGCAGATGACCCTGACCACAGAGCAACCCTCTACCCCCCGCCTCTACATCGGCCGGACGC AGTACACGGTCACCATGCAtgaccccagggccccagccctGCGCTGGAACACCACCTACCGCCGCTACGCAGCAGCCCCCGTGGATGGCTCACCTGGGAAAT ACACGAGCTACCTGGCATCCTGTGGGATGGGCCTGCTGCTAACGGTGGACCCAGGAAGCGGGGCGGTGCTGTGGACCCAGGACTTAGGCGTACCTGTGGTGGGCATCTACACATGGCACCAGGACAGCCTGCGCCAGCTGCCCCATCTCACACTGGCTCGGGACACCCTGCACTTCCTTGCCCTCCGCTGGGGCCACATCCAACTGCCCGCCTCAGGCCCCCAGGACACCGCCACTCACTTCTCTGCCTTAGACACCCAGCTGCT GATGACGCTGTATGTGGGGAAGGATGAAGCTGGCTTCTATGTGTCTAAAGCACTGGTTCACACAGGGGTGGCCCTAGTG CCTCGTGGACTGACCCTGGCCCCCACGGATGGCCCTACCACAGACGAGGTGACACTCCAAGTCTCAGGAGAGCGAGAGGGCTCACCTAGCACTGCTGTCAGATACCCCTCAGGCAGTACGGCCCTCCCTAgccagtggcttctcattg GACACCATGAGCCACCTCCAGTCCTGCACACCACCATGCTGAGATTCCATCCCACGCCAGGGAGTGGGACTTCTGGGACCAGACCCTCAGGGGGCACCCAGGCCCCAGCTCTCTTCTTGGAG CTCCTGAGCCTGAGCCGGGAGGAACCTTCGAACCTGGAGCTGCATCCTAAAGAGAAAACCCCAGACCTGCATCCAGGACTGGGACCCCAAGACCTGCTGGCAGCCAGCCTCACTGCTCTCCTCCTGGGAGGATGGATTCTCTTCCTGATGAGGCAG cagcaacagcagctggCAGAGAAGCAGTGGCAGCAGGCCTCCCTGGCACCTGCAGGCCCTTCTCACATCTCACGGGATGCTCAGTCTCAGCCCTCCGGGGCCACCCCACGGAGCCGCAAGAGGTTTCAAAACCCCCCAGAGCAAGACCAGCCACTTGAAGACCCCGAAG ccgaGCAGCTCACCGTGGTGGGGAAGATTTCCTTCAATCCCAAGGACGTGCTGGGCCGCGGGGCAGGCGGGACTTTCGTTTTCCG GGGACGGTTCGAGGGGCGGGCCGTGGCGGTCAAGCGGCTCCTCCGTGAGTGCTTCGGCCTGGTCCGGCGGGAGGTGCAGATGCTGCAGGAGTCTGACAGGCACCCCAACGTGCTCCGCTACTTCTGCACCGAGCGGGGACCGCAGTTCCACTACATCGCCCTGGAGCTCTGCCGGGCCTCGCTGCGGGAG TATGTGGAACACCTGGAGACGGACCGCTGGGGCCTGGAGCCCGGGATGGCGCTGCAGCAGCTGATGGCGGGCCTGGCCCACCTGCATTCCTTACACATAG TGCACCGGGACCTGAAGCCCGGCAACGTCCTCATTACGGGGCCCGACAGCCAGGGCCGAGGCAGAGTGGTCCTCTCAGACTTTGGCCTCTGCAAGAAGCTGCCCGCTGGCCACTGCAGCTTCAGCCTCCGTTCAGGCGTCCCCGGTACAGAAGGCTGGATGGCACCCGAGCTCCTGCAGCTCCTGCCCCCAGACAGCCCC ACCAGCGCAGTGGACATCTTCTCTGCAGGCTGCGTGTTCTACTATGTGCTTTCCAGTGGCAGCCACCCCTTCGGAGAGAGTCTTTATCGCCAGGCAAACATCCTTGCAGGCTCTCCCTGCCTGGCTCACCTGGAGGAAGAGGCCCACG ACAAGGTTGTTGCCTGGAACCTGGTGGAGGCCATGCTGAGCCCCCTGCCACAGGCTCGTCCCTCTGCTCACCAGGTGCTGGCCCACCCCTTCTTTTGGAGCAGAGCCAAGCAGCTCCAGTTCTTCCAG GACGCCAGCGACTGGCTGGAGAAGGAGCCTGAGCAGGGGCCGCTGGTGACGGCGCTGGAGGCGGGTGGCGCCGAGGTGGTCCGGAGTGACTGGCACAAGCACATCTCGGTGCCGCTGCACACAG ATCTGAAGAGGTTCCGGTCATATAAGGGGACGTCGGTGCGAGACCTGCTCCGTGCTGTGAGAAACAAG AAGCATCACTACAGGGAGCTCCCGGCCGAGGTACGGCAGGCGCTGGGCCCCGTCCCTGACAGCTTCGTCCAGTACTTCACAAACCGCTTCCCACGGCTGCTGCTCCACACGTACCACGCCCTGAGGAGCTGCGCCTCTGAGAGCCTCTTCCTGCCCTACTATCCGCCGGCCTCAGGGGCCCAGGAGCTGAGCCTGGGAGCTGCTGGGAGCTGA